From a single Acidobacteriota bacterium genomic region:
- a CDS encoding tetratricopeptide repeat protein translates to MPRFAPLLGIALVVLGAALYLPAAGGPPLMDEGERLAGLSAGTPGDAAVHRDAPDEFRPAANLATHALLALGGEAVSIRIAAAVLHGLSALILFLLVRRLVGADDEGAAPATLFAPAAAAVLFAVHPLGSEAILAHAAFPTVLATLLAMSSLLLAARAGDDEGGVRLFASASFYLAGLLADASIWPVGLLAASLARGTGVQGTAMPAPAWRRHLPYAVSLGLFYAGWMARTWPGLSPFPLHRPWSPGAGLASQAAAFCLELKLLVLPIGLSLDHGTPALGGTWNLQAIAGAGLLAGFLLAGLALGRRRGAASLAIGWYSLLHLHALLAPPEDPLAERRVYAVTIAFGLAAAAAGRDLERRGAGRAALAGTAIVSMLLALGTVGRVALWRDPEALWRAASEVNPVSPRPQIALANLAASRGDLDGALQSFEAAVARSPRSAPIQGGVAEIYFRKGDYQRALQEVDKAMSLDPSYFPAYITAGNAFMMRNQPRDAFLAFNAALRLRPEDPSALFNMGVLLFEQNRFGKSAEFLQKASAARPRDAEILFRLGMARLNTSDLPGAAEALRGCLAEAPDRVDAKLNLGTVMTQMKHFEEAGQILSGILAADPENAKALNGLAVLASVQDRWDVARDLFEKAWSADPNDLRVLYNLAGAYERLGDRPKAIESYRKFTAEWKGSLDASEEARARLNALEARPAR, encoded by the coding sequence GAGTTCCGTCCGGCCGCGAACCTCGCGACCCACGCGCTCCTCGCGTTGGGCGGTGAGGCGGTGTCGATCCGGATCGCGGCGGCGGTGCTCCACGGCCTCTCCGCGCTGATCCTCTTCCTCCTGGTTCGCCGCCTCGTCGGAGCGGACGACGAGGGGGCGGCGCCGGCCACCCTCTTCGCTCCCGCCGCCGCCGCGGTGCTCTTCGCGGTGCACCCTCTCGGATCCGAGGCGATCCTCGCGCACGCGGCCTTTCCGACGGTTCTCGCGACGCTCCTGGCGATGTCGTCCCTGCTCCTGGCGGCGCGCGCGGGGGACGACGAGGGGGGCGTGCGTCTCTTCGCGTCGGCGTCGTTCTACCTGGCGGGGCTCCTCGCGGACGCCTCCATCTGGCCGGTCGGCCTCCTCGCGGCGTCGCTGGCCCGCGGGACCGGCGTCCAGGGAACCGCGATGCCGGCCCCGGCGTGGCGAAGACACCTCCCGTACGCCGTGTCGCTCGGGCTCTTCTACGCCGGTTGGATGGCTCGGACGTGGCCCGGCCTGTCTCCCTTTCCGCTGCACCGCCCCTGGAGCCCCGGCGCCGGGCTCGCCTCCCAGGCGGCCGCGTTCTGCCTGGAGCTGAAGCTCCTTGTCCTCCCGATCGGTCTGAGCCTCGATCACGGCACGCCGGCGCTCGGGGGGACCTGGAACCTCCAGGCGATCGCCGGCGCCGGGCTCCTCGCCGGATTCCTTCTCGCGGGCCTCGCCCTCGGGCGTCGGCGCGGGGCGGCGTCCCTGGCGATCGGCTGGTACTCGCTCCTCCACCTTCACGCGCTGCTCGCGCCGCCCGAAGATCCGCTGGCCGAGCGCCGCGTGTACGCCGTGACGATCGCCTTCGGCCTCGCCGCCGCCGCCGCGGGCCGCGATCTCGAGCGCCGGGGCGCCGGCCGCGCCGCGCTGGCGGGGACGGCGATCGTCTCGATGCTCCTGGCGTTGGGAACGGTGGGCCGCGTGGCCCTCTGGCGCGATCCCGAGGCGCTCTGGCGCGCCGCCTCCGAAGTGAACCCGGTCAGCCCGCGCCCGCAGATCGCCCTCGCCAACCTCGCCGCGTCGCGCGGCGACCTGGATGGGGCGCTGCAGTCGTTCGAGGCGGCCGTCGCGAGATCTCCCCGCAGCGCCCCGATCCAGGGGGGGGTGGCCGAGATCTACTTCCGGAAGGGCGACTACCAGCGCGCGCTGCAGGAGGTCGACAAGGCGATGAGCCTCGATCCCTCCTACTTCCCGGCGTACATCACGGCGGGGAACGCCTTCATGATGCGGAACCAGCCACGGGACGCGTTCCTCGCCTTCAACGCGGCCCTGCGGCTCCGGCCGGAGGATCCGTCGGCGCTCTTCAACATGGGGGTCCTGCTCTTCGAGCAGAACCGGTTCGGGAAGTCCGCGGAGTTTCTGCAGAAGGCGTCCGCGGCGCGGCCGCGCGACGCGGAGATCCTGTTCCGGCTCGGCATGGCGAGGCTGAACACGTCGGATCTCCCGGGTGCCGCGGAGGCGCTCAGGGGATGCCTCGCCGAGGCCCCGGACCGGGTCGATGCGAAGCTCAACCTCGGGACCGTGATGACCCAGATGAAGCATTTCGAGGAGGCCGGCCAGATCCTCTCGGGGATCCTCGCCGCCGATCCGGAGAACGCGAAGGCGCTCAACGGCCTGGCCGTCCTCGCCTCCGTCCAGGATCGCTGGGACGTCGCGAGGGATCTGTTCGAGAAGGCGTGGAGCGCCGACCCGAACGATCTTCGCGTGCTCTACAACCTGGCCGGAGCGTACGAGAGACTCGGGGATCGCCCGAAGGCGATCGAGAGCTACCGGAAGTTCACCGCGGAATGGAAGGGCTCGCTGGACGCCTCGGAGGAGGCGCGGGCCCGCCTCAACGCTCTCGAGGCGCGGCCCGCGCGCTGA